ACATCACGATCAAACCGCTGGGCTTCGACGCCGCGCTGCAGGCGGTTCAGGCCAATCAGGCCGACGGGGTGATCGCCGGCATGTCGATCACCGACGAGCGCAAGAAGGTCTTCGACTTCTCCGACCCGTATTTCGAATCCGGCGTGCAGATGGCGGTGCTGGCCACCAACGAGGACATCAAGTCGTACGCCGACCTCAAGGGCAAGCGGGTGGCGGTCAAGAACGGCACCCAGGGCGCCGAGTTCGCCGAGTCGATCAAGGACAAATACGGCTTCCAGATCGTCTCGTTCGCCGATTCCGCTTCGATGTTCGAGGAAGTCAAGACGGGTAACTCCGTGGCCGTCTTCGAGGATTACCCGGTCCTCGCCTACGGCATCCAGCAGGGCAACGGATTCAAGACCGTGACGCCGAAGGAGAAGGGTTCCAGCTACGGCTTCGCGGTCAACAAGGGCCGCAACGCCGAACTGCTGAGCAAGTTCAATGCGGGGCTCAAGGAACTCAAGGACTCCGGGCGGTACGACGAGATCGTCGAGAAGTACCTCGGCGAGGGCGCCTCGGAGGCCGACAACTCGTTCTTCGGCTTGATCAAGAGCACCTTCCCGTTCCTGCTGGCCGGCCTCAAGATGACGATCATCCTGACGGTGGTGTCGATCGCCATCGCGCTGGTGCTCGGCGTCATCTTCGGTCTCTTCCGGGTGTCGCGGTCGATCGTGCTGAGGGCGATCGGCACCACGTACGTCGATATTTTCCGTGGCACACCACTTCTGGTGCAGGCCTTCTTCATCTACTTCGGTATCCCGACCGCGCTGGGGTTCCAGATGACGGCGCTGACGGCGGGCATCATCACGCTGTCGCTCAATGCCGGGGCCTACATGACAGAGATCGTGCGCGGCGGCATCCAAGCCGTGGACAAGGGGCAGATGGAGGCGGCCCGCAGCCTCGGTATCGGATACCTCCCGACGATGCGCAAAGTCATTCTGCCGCAGGCAGTTCGCACCATGATCCCGTCGTACGTCAACCAGTTCGTCATCACCCTCAAGGACACGTCGATCCTGTCGGTGATCGGCATCGCCGAGCTGACCCAGACCGGCCGGCTGATCATCGCCCGCAACTACCAGTCGTTCACGATGTGGCTGATCATCGGCATCATCTACTTCATCGTCATCATGGCGCTGACGAAGCTCTCTGACCGGCTCGAAAAAAGGATGGTGAAATGACCCAGCTGGTACCGGAAGCCGCGGCCGCCGAACCCGAGGGCACCGTCAAGATCCGCATCGAGGGCCTGAAGAAGTCATTCGGCGATCTGGTGGTGCTCGACGGCATCGACACCACGGTGAGCAAGGGTGAGGTGGTCTGTGTCATCGGACCGTCGGGGTCCGGCAAGTCCACCTTCCTGCGGTGCCTCAACAAGCTTGAGGACATCACCGCGGGCAAGGTCACCGTCGACGGCTTCGACCTCACCGACCGAAAAGTGGACCTGGACAAGGTGCGTCAGCACATCGGCATGGTGTTCCAGCACTTCAACCTGTTCCCGCACATGACGGTGATCGACAACGTGACGCTGGCGCCGCTGCTGACCAAGAAGATGGACAAGGCCGCCGCCGAGAAGCGGGCCATGGAACTGCTGGGCCAGGTGGGTCTGGCGGAGAAGGCCAACGTCAAACCGGCCACGTTGTCCGGTGGTCAGAAGCAGCGCGTCGCGATCGCTCGGGCGCTGGCCATGAATCCCTCGATCATGTTGTTCGACGAGGCCACCAGCGCCCTGGACCCGGAGATGGTCGGCGACGTGCTGCAGGTGCTGCGGGACCTGGCCGAGGGCGGCATGACGATGGTGGTGGTCACCCACGAGATGGGTTTCGCCCGGGAGGTGGCCTCACGGGTGATCTTCATGGCCGACGGCAACATCGTCGAGGACGACACTCCGGCCGAGGTGTTCGACAGCCCCAAACACCCACGGCTGCAAGAGTTTCTGTCGAAGGTGCTGTAACTCAGCGCGCGAACAATCCGGCGACGAGGGCCTGCGCCACCACGCCGGCGTCGCGGCGGGCCGCTGCCGGATCGTCGGCGGTCGCGATCAGCAGGGCCGCTTCGTCCAGCGCGCCGATGAGCATCGACGCGAGGCTGTCGACCGGAAGATCGGGCAGCTCGCCGGTTTCGACGGCGCGGCGGATGCCGTCACGCAGGGTGCCGAGGTAGTTGCGGTTGTCGATCTCGCGCATCTGCGCGAAGCCCAGTGCGGCGGGCGCCTGCAGCACGCTGATCCGGGCCACGGTGGGATCCAGGCAACCGTCCAGAAACTCTTCGATCCCGGCTTCGAGCTGCGTCCTGCCGGTGTCGTGGGCCAGCGCGGCCGGCAGCACGCGCGCGGCCAGCTCACCTTCCACGTTTTCGTAGACGGCCCGGAACACCGCCTCCTTGGTGGGGAAGTGGTAGTACAGCGCGTTGCGCGTGACGGCTGCGACGCGCGCGATGTCACCCGTGGAGACCGCCGCGTAGCCGCGTTCGACGAACAGTGAGCGCGCCGCGGCGACCAGGGCCGAGCGGGTGGCTTCGCTGCGCTGTTCTCGGCCGTCGCGGGGATCGTCGCTCATTCGCAGAATTTTAACAAGCTGTATGTATTGATGTTCGACGCTTCATGTGTTTGCATACAGTCTGTATTGATTGTCCCGATGCTCGCGGCGGAGAGGACTCCGAAGATGAACGTGCTCAGCTCCCGGAGCTTGGTCCAGCTGCCCTGCGGTCAGGTCGGCGTACGTGAACTCGGCAGCGGCCGGCCCGTCGTGCTGCTGCACGGCCTGGTCGCCAACGGACTGGTGTGGCGTCACGTGGCCGCCGGTCTGGCCGGCCAATTCGGTGGCCAGATCCGTTGTATCGCACCTGATCTGGCCCTTGGGTCGCACACCCCGGCGGTGCCGGGCGCCGATCTCACCCTGCCCGGCCTGGCCCGGACCGTGGTCGATCTGCTCGACGCGCTCGGTATCGAGCAGGCGGTACTGATCGGCAACGGCTACGGCGGCGACATCGCCCAGGTGGTCGCCGCGTGCCATCCGCAGCGGGTCGAGTCGCTGGTGCTCGTCGCCACCAACGCCTTCGACTCCGATCCGTGGCCGGTCAAGGTGCTGGCCCGGCTCACCTCACTTCCCGGGGCCGGGTTGTTGCAGTCGAAGATCATCGGGCTGAAACCGCTGCAACGGCTCCGGATCACCTACGGCGGCGCGACCAAACGCCCGATTCCTGCCGACATCATGGCCGAGTATCTCCGGCCGCTACGCAGTGATCCGTTGGTGCGGAACGATTTCCGGCGCTTTCTCGGCGAACTGTCACCGGCGTACCTGGCGGAGTACTCGCCCCGGCTGGCCGAGTACGACCGGCCCGCGCTGGTGGTCTGGCCGCGCGAGGAACGGTACTTTCCCGCCCAGGGCGCGCGACGGCTGGCCGAGACGCTGCCACGGGCCACACTCGAGTACGTCGACGACTCCTACGCCTGGGTGCCCGAAGACAATCCGGCACCGCTGGTCGCGCTGCTGGGCGAATTCCTCGGGTTCGCGCAGCCCGCCGCGGACTCCGGTCAGCCCTGCTCGACCACGTTGGACTGACCCGACTTGCTCACCTCGGGCTCCCCGGCACGGTAGGTGACCCGGTTGTCGAATCCGGATACCCCGATGGTCTCGGAGGATTCGACGGTGATGACGTTCTCGATGCCGGACACCGTCACTGCGGTGCAGTGGCCCGTGATCTCCAACTCGTTCTGGATGCCGCTGACGATCACGGTGTTGTCCCGGCACTCGACGGTCCGGTGCTCGTTGATCCCTGAGACGATCACGGTTTCGCCCGCCGGAACCTGGGTCGGTGCAACGGATCCCGGGACCGGCACGCCGTTGATCGTGGTCTGCCGGATGGTCGTCGACTGGCTGTCGGTGACCGTGCCGGTGGCGGTGTCGCCGGTATCGGTCTTGCTGAAAGTCAGGTAGGCCGTCACGAGTCCGCCGACCACCAGGGCCAGCGCGAATCCGCCGAACACCAGGAACAGGTGCGGGCTGCCGCTGCGGCGTTGTGGCGGTGGCGGTGGCGGTGCCGGATACGGCTCGTAGCCCGGCCACGGCGCAGGCGGTCCAGGGGGCGGCGGTGGGAACGAGGTGGGATAGGTCCAGGGCTGGGTCGGGGGCGGATCGGCGGAGCTCCCGGCGCTGAGTTCCGACGTACGGGCGGCCTCGGCGAGTGGGCGCTCGAGTTCCCGGATGCGCGCCTCGGGGTCGTCCTTCGGGTCCATGCGCAGATGCTCGCACATCCGACCGCAGATGCGGGAGGAATGCGTGCGTGCCGGCACGCCAGACCATTTGCTGACTGCGGCGAGCGCGAACGGTATGCACCGTCCGCCTGCAGGTGAGGTATCCACGAGCAAAATCATTGATACATAACCAGTCTGACCGTTGAACGGCAGTCGGGGCGATGTCGGTGGCCGCGCGTAGCCTGGTACTCACAGATGGTTGCTGCCCAAGGAGAAGAATCTCAGTGCCTCAGACAGGAAGATGGACCGGCGACCCGGTCTGGCTCGCCGATGTGCTTCGGGCGGAAGGTATCGACCTCGTCGAGTATCCCGGCTGGCGTACCCGGGGCCATGGGGATTTCAAGGACATCCGCGGCGTGATGGCGCACCACACCGGCTCGGACGCGGCGACGGCGGCGTCGATCGCCAACGGCCGCCCGGATCTGCCCGGCCCGTTGTCGCAGCTCCACATCGCCCGCGACGGCACGGTGACCGTGGTGGCGGTCGGGGTGGCGTGGCATGCCGGGGTCGGCCAGTATCCGTGGCTACCGACGAACATGGGCAACTGGCACATGATCGGCATCGAGTGCGCCAACAGCGGCACCAGTCCGACTGCGCCGCATCGCAAGAACTGGCCTGACGCACAGTATTTCGCGCTGGTGCGGTGTTGCGCTGCGATCAACCGCCGGCTGGCGCAGACCTCAGAACGCACCATCGGCCACAAGGAGTACGCGGGCCGCGCACAAGGAAAGTGGGATCCGGGCGCCATCGACATGGATATCCTGCGCGCCGACATCCAGGCGCAGATCGGCGATGTCGCGAATCCGGCGCCCACGCCCCGGCCGCCGGTGCCGGTGGGCCAATACACCGACACCCTGCTGTTCCGGCCCATGGAGGGCCCTGAGGTCGCCCGGTTGCAGCGCAGGCTCAAGGGCGCCTACGCGGCGTATGCGGGGGACCTTGAGATCGACGGCGTGTTCGGTCCGCAGACCGAGGCGGCCGTCAAGGAATTCCAGCGCCGCACCCGTGGGCTCAAGGTCGACGGCATCGTCGGCCCGGCCACCGCAGCCGCGCTTCGGCTCTAACCGGTGTCGGGTGGGTTGCTGCGGGCAGCGAACTCGCGATCCGAAACGGCTCATCTTTCACAGCCGTAACACATATCCGCGGTTTCTGCCGGCCTCCGGGCGTTGACGGTCCGGAAAGTTTGCTGGCGTGTCGCAGTGTGATCTACCGCTCACTTTTGCCGGAGATGGTAAGAATTGCTATTGGCAGCCACGCTGACCGTGAAATGCGACACGTCTAACAGATGCTGAGAAGTCCCTGGTAACAGGCATTTAATCAAATGCGACCAAAAGGTAACGAGTCGATAACGAAGAATTTCCTAAGCGCATTCTGAGAGAGTGTTGGCGGCGGTCACCAATTCGCTGTGAACTCGTTCAGGACCTGTCGGTTTCGTCGCTAGACTCAATGCAACCGCGCCACTCCCGGCGCAGATCGACCTGGAATCTAGAGCCGGTGTAAGCCTTGCCGGCGGAGGTGCCGATGACGATGGCAAACAACTTCCTGCGCGCGCTGACTGACGCGCTGCGCCCCGGCCGCGATGACCGCGCCATCGACGATACGTCTGCCCGCAGCGTCGCACTCGACGGTGCGCTCGATGACATCGACGTGGCCGGCCTGGCCGAGATCGGCCGCGGGCCGATCGGTGACATCGCCGTCGACCCCGACCGCGACACCGTGGTGGTCACCAACACCGCAGCGCAGAGCGTCACCGTGATCAACCCCCACACCATGGGTGTGGTGGGTTCGGTCCGCCTTGCAGGAGACCCGTTCGCCGTCGTCGTCGCCGACGACCGCGCCTACGTGAGCGTTTCCACCCCCGGGCATGACGCGATCGTGACGGTCGACACCATCACCGGCGCGGTGCTCAACGAATACCCGCTGGCCTTCAGCGTCACCGCGCTGGCCATCAGCCCGGACGGCAAGCGCGTGTTCGCCGGCCGCGCCGGTAATGAGCGCATCGACATCGCCGTCATCGACACCACCGCCGAGCGCGTCGGCACCATCGACATCGCCACCGGCACCGGGGTCAACCTGGACGCCCTTGAGATCGACTCGACCGGCAAGCGTCTGTACGTCGCCACCTCCGACTTCCGCGGCAGCCGGCTGGTCGTCGTCAACACCGAAACCGCCCAGGCGCAGGCCACCGTGTGGATCGGTGCCCCGATCCGCGACATCGCGGTCGGCGACGGCGTCGCCTACGTGCTGACCTCCGACCTTGAGCACCGCGGCGTGGTGCACACCGTCGACCTGTCCGCCGGCACCGTGGTGGACGCCGTCGAGGTCGGCGGAGCGCCCACCCAGCTGGTGCTGAGCTCCGACGCCACCCGTGCCTACCTGGTCGACTACGACCGGGTCATCGTGTGGTGCGCGCTGACCAGCCAGATCCAGGGCAGCGTCGACGTGCACGCACAGCCCGCTGCAGTCGCCGTGGGGGAGAACGGCACCAGGCTGTACATCGCCGACTACGCCGGCCAGGTCAACGTGTTCGACGTCGCCGAGTCCCTGTACTCGCAGCTGGTCTCGGTCGACGAGGTCGAGATGCACCGGCTGCCCGCCCTCGAGCCGGCCGGTCTCTGATTCACCGCCACCGGTAGCGGGTGCGCGGCCGCCCGGCCTTGCCGTACTCCGTGGTGCGGGTGACGACGCCGTCGTCGGCCAGACGTTCCAGGTAGCGCCACGCCGTCACCCGGGACACCCCGACTTGTTTGGCCGCCTCATCGGCGGTCAGCCCGTCGGGATCATCGCGCACCGCGACAGCGATCTCCTCGGTGGTCTGCGGCGCGGCACCTTTCGCCGAAGACTTGGCGGCTTCTCCTGAGGCGACCCGTAATTCGGCCAACGCCCGGTCGACCTCGGCCTGGCTGGCCGCATCGGTTCCCGACGGCAGCGCCGACCGGTAGCGTCGGTAGCGCTCCAGCCGATCACGAAATGCGGCGAAGGTGAACGGCTTGAGCAGGTAGGCCAGGGCGCCGTGGGCCACTGCCGCCCGCACCATCTCCAGGTCGCGCTCGGACGTGATCGCGATGATGTCGGGTGCCGGCCGCAGCCCGGAAAGACCCGATGCCAACGAGATTCCGCTGGCATCGGGCAACCCGATGTCCAGCAGCACCAGATCGACGGGCTGTCCGGACGAGGACGCCGCAGCCGCCGCCCGCATCGCATCGCGCGCGGTGTGTGCCACCGCTGCCACCGAAAATCCTTCCAGGCGACCGAGATAGGCCTGATGGGCCTCGGCGATCAACGGATCGTCTTCGACGATGAGGACATGAATCATCGGCTGTGTCCTCTGGTCTTCGCGCAAGCGCTCATCGGTGTCCTCTGGTCTTCGCGCAAGCGCTCATCGGTGTCCTCTGCTCTTCGCGCAAGCGCTCATCGGTGTCCTCTGGTCTTCGCGCAAGCGCTCATCGCGGTACCGTTGCTGTGACGACCGATCCGTACGTGACATCGGTGTGCAGTGTCCCGCCGTGTCGTTTGACCGTCTGCGCGACCAGGGCCAGACCCAGGCCGTGGCCGGACGCATCGGACTTCGTCGAATATCCACGCTGCATGGCCTTTTCGAACGTGGACGGATCCATTCCGGGTCCGCTGTCGGCCACCCGGATCAACAACTCGTCATCGTCCTGAGTGACCGTGACCTCGACCCACGGATCCTCGCGGTCACAGGCATCCATCGCATTGTCGATCAGATTACCCAGCACGGTCACCATCTCCTGCCCGGTGAGCGCGGCATCGGCCGACAACTCGGTGTCCTCGGTGACCGTGAGGGTGATCCCGCGTTCGTCGGCCTGAGCGGTCTTGCCGAGCAGCAGGGCCACCAGGGCGGGTTCGCCGACGGCCAGCGAAAGCCGGTCCACCAGACGTTGCGACAGCTCCAACTCACTGGTGGCGAATCGGACCGCGTCCTCGGGCCGGCCCATCTCGACCATGGTGATCACGGTGTGCAACTTGTTCGCCGACTCGTGCGCCTGCGCCCGCAACGAGTCGGCCAGCACCTGCAGCGAGCTGAGTTCGCCCAGGGCGCCCTGTAATTCGGTGCGGTCGCGGATCGTGACGACCTCTGATCCTGAGCCGGCGACCCGGGCCCGGTTGACCACCAGCAGCCGGTCCGCGGTGACATGCAGTTCGTCGCGCACCCCGGGATCGGCGCTGCGCAGGAACTCCGGCAGATCCCGCACCCGCACCGGCCCGGCCGCCAGGCCCAGCAGCCGGCGTGCCTCATCGTTGGCCACCGCCACCCCGTCCCGATCGAGCACGATCAGCCCCTCGGACACCGAATGCAGGATCGCGTCGTGGTGGTCGTACATCACCCGCAGCTCGTCGGGGCGCAGACCCCGGGTCTGGCGCAACAGCCGGCGCCGGATGACCCACACCCCGACCAGTGAAACTGCGAGTGCGGCAGCGGTTATCGCGACGATTTCCGGAATCTGCGCACGCCAGCGCTGCCCCAGCGTCTGCTGGGTGATCCCGGCCGACACCAGGCCCACGACGTCTCCGTCGCGGCCACGTACCGGTGCGACCGCGCGCACCGACGGACCCAGCGTCCCGGTGTAGACCTCGCTGAACGTCTCGCCGTGCAACGCGGGCTCAACCGTGCCGAGGTAGTGACCGCCGATCTGGCTGGGATCGGTGTGGGTGAACCGGATTCCGTCCGGCGCCATGATCGTGATGAACGCGATGTCGGTGCTGGTGCGCACGGCCTCGGTCACCGGCTGCAAAACCTGTGTCGCAGTGCGCGATTCGATGGCCTGTGCGGTCGAAGGGGAATCCGCCAGGGCCGTCGCGATCCCGATCACCTGCTGGCGGGCGGCATCCTCGCCGTCGCGGCGGGCGTCGAGCAGGGCCAGTGCGGTGCCGGCCAGCACCACCACCGCGACCACGAGGACCTGCAGTGCGATGGCCTGCCCGGCGAGCGAGCGAGGCCAGGCCCGTCCCGAGAACCGTCGCCACCAACGCGTCACAACACCTCCCGATTGAGAAGGCAATGACCTCTCAACATAGTGGCCCGGATATCCGCTGGTAGCGGGTTCGCGCCGGCGGTCCTGCAACCTTCGCGACCGTCAATTCGGGACTGCTATCGGAGGGCGCGGAGTCGTAGAATCTGACCATAAGCAGGGTCGAGGGTAGATCCAAGGGAGACCTGCGATGAGCTGCACGATTCATCGCCTGACAACAATTTTCATCACCGCGGTGGCGTCACTGGCAGTCGTGACGGCGATTTCCCCGGCGCGCGGTGCCGCTGCCGAATGCGGCCCGGGCACCGTGTTCGATCCGCCCACCAACTCGTGCGTGGCGGCCCCGCTGCCGCCGCCTCCGCCGCCCCCGCCGCCGGCCTGGAACGGCGACATCACGCCCTACTTCTCGGTGGGCATCTGCGCGCCGATCCCGTTCGTCTCGCTCTGCACCGGTATCTGAGCAGAGCGGTCCCCGCGTCGGCCCCGACACTGCTCTCCTCGGGGCCGACTCGCTGCGTGAACACAATGAACTAAAACGTGACGTGGCTCACCCTATGGTCGACAGTGCTTGTAGAGCGCATTCCCGCCGAGCCGGACCGAACTGGAGGTTGTACCGATGAGCGTCACCGCTGAGCCACAACCGGAGGTGCGTCCGCGTCGCGACCGGACGCACTGGCTCTACATCGCGGTCATCGCGGCCGTCGTCGTCGGCGTGGTGGTCGGACTCGTGGCACCCGAGGTCGGCAAGAGCGTCGGCGTGCTAGGCACCATGTTCGTCGCCCTGATCAAGATGATGATCTCGCCGATCATCTTCTGCACGATCGTTCTGGGGATCGGCTCGGTGCGCAAGGCCGCCACCGTCGGCAAGGTCGGTGGCCTGGCCTTCGGGTACTTCCTGGCCATGTCGACGATCGCGCTGGCGATCGGTCTGGTGGTCGGCAACCTGATCCACCCGGGTAGCGGCATGCACCTGTCGGAGACCTCGGCGGGCAAGGGCGCCGAACTCGCGGAGAAGGCACACGAGGCGGGTGGGCTCATGGACTTCGTCCAGGGCATCATCCCGGACACGCTGTTCTCGGCTCTGACCGCCGGAAGCGTGCTCCAGGCCCTGTTCGTCGCGCTGCTCGTGGGGTTCGCGCTGCAGGGGATGGGCAGCTCCGGCGAACCGATCCTGCGTGGCATCGAGCACCTGCAGAAGCTCGTCTTCAAGGTGCTGATCATGATCCTGTGGCTGGCGCCGATCGGTGCCTTCGGCGCGATCGCCAACGTCGTCGGGCAGACCGGCTGGACGGCCGTCACCCAGCTGCTGACCCTGATGCTGGGCTTCTATGTGACCTGTGTGGTGTTCGTGTTCGGCGTGCTCGGCGTATTGCTGCGCGCCGTGTCAGGAGTGTCCATCTTCAAGCTGGTCCGGTACCTGGCCCGCGAATACCTGCTGATCTTCTCGACGTCGTCGTCGGAGTCGGCGCTGCCGCGGCTGATCGCGAAGATGGAGCACCTGGGCGTCGACCGCAGCACCGTGGGTGTCGTTGTGCCGACCGGATATTCGTTCAACCTCGACGGCACGGCGATCTACCTGACCATGGCGGCCTTGTTCATCGCCGACGCGCTGCACGCCCCGATGTCCGTCGGGCAACAGGTCGGCCTGCTGGTGTTCATGATCGTCGCGTCGAAGGGAGCCGCGGGTGTGACCGGCGCCGGATTGGCCACGCTGGCCGGCGGCCTGCAGGCGCATCGCCCGGACCTGCTCGACGGGGTCGGCCTGATCGTCGGGATCGACCGGTTCATGTCCGAAGCCCGCGCGGTGACCAACTTCTCCGGCAATGCGGTGGCCACCCTGCTCGTCGGCTCGTGGACCCACACGGTGGACAAGGCGAAGGTCGATGCGGTGCTGCGCGGTGACGATCCGTTCGACGAACTCACCATGGTCGACGACCACGCCGACCGTACCCCGGAACCCGCTCACGCCTGACGGGTGGCGCGAAGGCCCGGCCGGTGCACCCGGCCGGGCCTTGTGCGTTGAACTTCTTCCCGTCCTGGCCCGTAACAAGGGGCAGGACATCACCGAAAAGGTGTATGCGGGAGTACGAAAGAAGACACGGCCATGTACGCATCGATCATCATGGTGGCCGCGTCGGGGGCGGCGGCATTGGGAACCATATTGGCGCCCGCCGGATCGGCGTCTGCCGACTCGGCGATCGAGACCATCGGACTGCTGGAGGCCGAAGGCTTCTACGTCAACATCGATCGGGTGGGCAGCGCCCCACTCGAGCAGTGCACCGTCACCAGCATTCGGAACCCACAGACCCAGACCCGGCTGATCCGGGTCGAGCGGTTCGGCAAGAACGGCGCGAAGGAATTCGACCTCGTACCCGTCGTGGTGCGGCGCACCATCACGGTGTCGCTGGACTGTTCGAAGTGAGCCTCAGCGCTGGCAGTTGAGGGACACCGACACGGTGCGGCTGGTGATCGACGGAACCAGGATCCGGTCGCCGCCGAGGCCCGGCCCGACATACGGCACCAACTGGCTGACCTGCTGCGGGTTGCGCACGCTGGTGACCGTGCACTGCTCCAGCGGCGCGGTGCCGATCTTGTCGATCGTGACGGTGTACCCCTCGGACTGCAGGCGGTTGATCGTGTCCTGGGCGGATTCCTCAGCCGAGGCGATCGCCGTCGACCCGCCGATCACGCCCATTACCGCCACGCCGACTGCTGCCAGCGGCCATTTCGCGCGCATCGGACACGTCCTTCCGTCGTTACCGGTCCATCTTCCCCTACATACATCGTCCGGGGAATTCGAATCGTTCCCGCCGGTACCGACCGGCGAGCGCATACCATCGCGCCCGTGAAGAGCACGATGCAGAACTGGCCGTTGACGATCACCGCGATCCTGCGACATGCCTGCGGGGTCAACGGGGACCGGACCGTGACCACCGCCTGCGGCCAGGGCCGCTACCGCACGATCAGTTACCGCGAGCTGGGCGGGCAGGCGGCCCGACTGGCGCACGCCCTGCGTGGGCTCGGGGTCGACGGTGATCAGCGGATCGGCACGTTCATGTGGAACAACACCGAGCATCTCGCCGCCTACCTCGCCGTGCCTTCGATGGGCGCGGTGCTGCACACCCTGAACATCCGGCTGTCCCCGGAGCAGATCGCCTACATCGCCAACGAGGCCGCCGACAGCGTGGTGATCGCCGACGCCTCCCTGGTGCCCCTGTTGGCCCCCGTGCTGCCGTTGCTGGACACCGTGCACACCGTGATCGTCGTCGGCGACGGCGATATCAGCGCCCTGACCGGAAAGACCGTGCTGCGCTGGGACGAGCTGCTGGCCGCCCAACCCGCCGAGTTCGACTGGCCCGAGATCGACGAAAACGACGCGGCGGCAATGTGTTACACCAGCGGCACCACCGGAAACCCGAAGGGCGTGGTGTACAGCCACCGGTCGAGCTACCTGCACGCGTTGAACACCTGCACGGCCAACGCGCTCGACGTCAGCTGCGGTGACTCGGTGCTGCCCATCGTGCCGATGTTCCACGCCAACGCGTGGGGGCTGCCGTATGCGGCCCTGATGGCCGGCGCCAACCTGGTGATGCCCGACCGGTTCATGGACGGTGCCTCGTTGATCGACCTGATCGAGTCGCAGCGTCCCACGCTTGCCGGTGCGGTGCCGACCATCTGGAACGACGTCATGCACCGGCTGGAAAAAGAGCCGGGACACGACGTTTCGTCCCTGCGGCTGGTCGCGTGCGGTGGTTCGGCGGTGCCGCTGTCGCTGATGAAGACGTTCCAGGAGCGGTACGGCGTGCACATCCAGCAGGCCTGGGGGATGACCGAAACCTCGCCGCTGGCCACGGTCGCCAAACCGCTGCCCGGGGTGACCGAGGACCGTGCCTGGCAGATGCGGGTCAGCCAGGGCCGGCCCATGTGCGGCGTGGAAGTGCGCGTCGTCGACGACGAAGGTGCGCCTCTGCCCGCCGACGGTGACGCGGTGGGCGAACTGGAGGTGCGCGGGCCGTGGATCACCGGGTCCTACTACCTGGACCGCGACGCCGAGAAGTTCGACACCGGCTGGCTGCGCACCGGGGACGTCGGCACGATCGACCGGCAGGGCTATGTGACGCTGACCGACCGGGCCAAGGACGTCATCAAGTCCGGCGGTGAGTGGATCTCGTCGGT
Above is a window of Mycolicibacterium boenickei DNA encoding:
- a CDS encoding amino acid ABC transporter substrate-binding protein/permease; this encodes MAAVVALLVGLVGAAMLAPARAAADGETYVVATDITFAPFEFQDVDGKFVGIDIDLINEIAANQKFNITIKPLGFDAALQAVQANQADGVIAGMSITDERKKVFDFSDPYFESGVQMAVLATNEDIKSYADLKGKRVAVKNGTQGAEFAESIKDKYGFQIVSFADSASMFEEVKTGNSVAVFEDYPVLAYGIQQGNGFKTVTPKEKGSSYGFAVNKGRNAELLSKFNAGLKELKDSGRYDEIVEKYLGEGASEADNSFFGLIKSTFPFLLAGLKMTIILTVVSIAIALVLGVIFGLFRVSRSIVLRAIGTTYVDIFRGTPLLVQAFFIYFGIPTALGFQMTALTAGIITLSLNAGAYMTEIVRGGIQAVDKGQMEAARSLGIGYLPTMRKVILPQAVRTMIPSYVNQFVITLKDTSILSVIGIAELTQTGRLIIARNYQSFTMWLIIGIIYFIVIMALTKLSDRLEKRMVK
- a CDS encoding amino acid ABC transporter ATP-binding protein, coding for MTQLVPEAAAAEPEGTVKIRIEGLKKSFGDLVVLDGIDTTVSKGEVVCVIGPSGSGKSTFLRCLNKLEDITAGKVTVDGFDLTDRKVDLDKVRQHIGMVFQHFNLFPHMTVIDNVTLAPLLTKKMDKAAAEKRAMELLGQVGLAEKANVKPATLSGGQKQRVAIARALAMNPSIMLFDEATSALDPEMVGDVLQVLRDLAEGGMTMVVVTHEMGFAREVASRVIFMADGNIVEDDTPAEVFDSPKHPRLQEFLSKVL
- a CDS encoding TetR/AcrR family transcriptional regulator; translated protein: MSDDPRDGREQRSEATRSALVAAARSLFVERGYAAVSTGDIARVAAVTRNALYYHFPTKEAVFRAVYENVEGELAARVLPAALAHDTGRTQLEAGIEEFLDGCLDPTVARISVLQAPAALGFAQMREIDNRNYLGTLRDGIRRAVETGELPDLPVDSLASMLIGALDEAALLIATADDPAAARRDAGVVAQALVAGLFAR
- a CDS encoding alpha/beta fold hydrolase, yielding MNVLSSRSLVQLPCGQVGVRELGSGRPVVLLHGLVANGLVWRHVAAGLAGQFGGQIRCIAPDLALGSHTPAVPGADLTLPGLARTVVDLLDALGIEQAVLIGNGYGGDIAQVVAACHPQRVESLVLVATNAFDSDPWPVKVLARLTSLPGAGLLQSKIIGLKPLQRLRITYGGATKRPIPADIMAEYLRPLRSDPLVRNDFRRFLGELSPAYLAEYSPRLAEYDRPALVVWPREERYFPAQGARRLAETLPRATLEYVDDSYAWVPEDNPAPLVALLGEFLGFAQPAADSGQPCSTTLD
- a CDS encoding DUF3060 domain-containing protein, with the protein product MDPKDDPEARIRELERPLAEAARTSELSAGSSADPPPTQPWTYPTSFPPPPPGPPAPWPGYEPYPAPPPPPPQRRSGSPHLFLVFGGFALALVVGGLVTAYLTFSKTDTGDTATGTVTDSQSTTIRQTTINGVPVPGSVAPTQVPAGETVIVSGINEHRTVECRDNTVIVSGIQNELEITGHCTAVTVSGIENVITVESSETIGVSGFDNRVTYRAGEPEVSKSGQSNVVEQG
- a CDS encoding peptidoglycan recognition protein family protein produces the protein MPQTGRWTGDPVWLADVLRAEGIDLVEYPGWRTRGHGDFKDIRGVMAHHTGSDAATAASIANGRPDLPGPLSQLHIARDGTVTVVAVGVAWHAGVGQYPWLPTNMGNWHMIGIECANSGTSPTAPHRKNWPDAQYFALVRCCAAINRRLAQTSERTIGHKEYAGRAQGKWDPGAIDMDILRADIQAQIGDVANPAPTPRPPVPVGQYTDTLLFRPMEGPEVARLQRRLKGAYAAYAGDLEIDGVFGPQTEAAVKEFQRRTRGLKVDGIVGPATAAALRL
- a CDS encoding MmpL3/TtfA transport complex stabilizer, with the protein product MANNFLRALTDALRPGRDDRAIDDTSARSVALDGALDDIDVAGLAEIGRGPIGDIAVDPDRDTVVVTNTAAQSVTVINPHTMGVVGSVRLAGDPFAVVVADDRAYVSVSTPGHDAIVTVDTITGAVLNEYPLAFSVTALAISPDGKRVFAGRAGNERIDIAVIDTTAERVGTIDIATGTGVNLDALEIDSTGKRLYVATSDFRGSRLVVVNTETAQAQATVWIGAPIRDIAVGDGVAYVLTSDLEHRGVVHTVDLSAGTVVDAVEVGGAPTQLVLSSDATRAYLVDYDRVIVWCALTSQIQGSVDVHAQPAAVAVGENGTRLYIADYAGQVNVFDVAESLYSQLVSVDEVEMHRLPALEPAGL